In Monodelphis domestica isolate mMonDom1 chromosome 1, mMonDom1.pri, whole genome shotgun sequence, the sequence GGGAGTAAGAAAGGGGGGTCCTGGGGAAAATCAACTACCACCTTAAAGATTTGGCCCAAGGCTGGCAGCTTCCAGCTGAATGAAAAAACTTAATTCTGGGCTTGAGGGCCTTCCACTAATCTGATTTCATACCCCTCCACCCTCACCCAGCCAAATAACATACTCACACTCACCCTTCCTCTCCAGCCCTGCCCCGCAAGACTCCCCTTGACCTTCCACAATGCAATTCAAGCCTCATTCCAGGCACCCTGTCTGTCCCACACCCATCTCATTCCCACTTTTAAGCCTTTGCACATACCTTTCTCCACCTGGAATGCACATACTTTCTCCTCCAAATAACTTCTTAAGACTTAATACCTGCTGCTCCTATCTCTAATTCATTTGTCACCACAGTCTGTGAAATTTAGGTCTATTGAATGAGCATTTTTATGTGTGTGTTCTCTCCTACCCATCTatgtagaatatatattttatttttaatatataattatattaaattattaacataaaacaattgaacaaataaaatattaagtcaAATTATTACATtaatagataataatatattatgaatatattatatattataaataataataataatatatgttgtAAATATATGTGGTTGACCCCCTGTTAAAGTGAAATTTTaagtctatatttttattttaattaaattttttatttctaattttaattcCTAATCTTCCTTTGGATTAGGGATTCTGTTTCACAATTGTTTATGCTAGGCACCATGCCTGATGCTAAGGATATAAAGATGACAATGATACTATGTATATTGTATCTATTGTATattcaatatatgtatatagtatatatataaaatgccttTTGCCTGAGAAACTCAAcatactttgtttaaaattaagTAAACCAGTATCATATCTTGAGACTAGAttgcaatggaaagaatactggatttggagccaaaggatctgggttctaaACCTGTATAACgatgggcaagttgcttaacccctgtgggtttcattttcttcttctgtaaaataaggggatttgaCTAGATGACTCTTCTCATGCTGTATCTGTGATCTGTAAGCTCTTTGCTTAAGGGCTGACCCAGGGGAGTTCTGGTGAATGTTTAATAACCAGCTGGAGAAGTGGAGTGGGGTGGAGAATGTGTGTAGGACATACTTAAATTTAATCAGCattatgaacattttctccatcataatTCACCCAAACAATAAACAGGGCTCTGGTTTATATTTTTTGAAGTATAAATAAGTGCTTGGGgaagttaggtggtacaatggatagagcattgggcttagaatcagaaagactctcTTCCTAAATTCAGATCAGCATTTAAGGAGACCCAACCCTGTTCTACAGTTCTTTCACTGGTTGCTTGCCTGTGGcttgaatttctttccttttccccccaattgcatacagaaataatttttaacatacattttctgacattgtgaccctgggcaagtcacttaacctgatttgcctcagtttcctcatttgtaaaatgagcagaagaaggaaatggcaaaccattgtagtatctttgtcaagaaaactcaaaataggGACATAAAGAGTCTGACACAATTGagacgactgaacaacaacaaataaatgctcacactgaaaacttAAAAGTCAGCACTTGAGAATTTGTAGGAACTGGTTCCAGCCCATCTTGGCCAAGTCCTTTGGTGTTGTCTACCCAAGGGGTGGTATGGAAAAATGAATAGAGCGCTAGAATTGAGGTCAAGAAGGGCAGGTTTGAATCATGCCTCAATTTAGATGCTAGgaggccaagtcacttaaccatgatgggctttggtttcttcatttgtaaaagggggAATAATAcatctatctcacaggattgttgggaCGGTCAAATGACATGATGTGTATGAAGTACTTTACAAATCGTACAGGAAAAGGTAAATGGGAGTTGTTGTGATGATGATCCTCTAAAGGGAAACTCCTTGCCATGAGACCCCAAGTGcatgctcaataaatgttgtgTCTAACTCtcggtgaccccatttggggttttcttggcaaagattactttaccatttccttctccagttcatttaacagatgaggaaacggaggcaaatagggtggagtaacttgccccaggtcacacagctaggcagtgtttgaggcaggatttgaacccagggagatgagtcttctagGCTCAACACTCTacctactgcaccacctaactgcttcaGACAATAGGTGACTGATCCAGGAGCCtctgactctttttttcttctcttttttctctttaggtGCTGCCCCCAAATGAGATCCCAAAGCCCATTAAACCCCCAACCTACCAGGTACTGGAATATGGAGAGGCCGTGGCCCAGTACAACTTCAAGGGAGATCTGGAGGTGGAGCTATCCTTCCGAAAGGTGGGTGAGCCACTCCTTCAGTGGGAGAAGGAGTGAGGAGCAGGGGAACTTTTAGCTGAATATCAAaattggggaagaagggaagaaattctCATTTCTTGATTTGTTTGGATAAAATAGTTTCCTTTCCTGTTGACTGGCTTCAGGACTACatttccaggggcagctaggtttcacagtggattgagagacagacctggagacaggaggtcttgggttcaaatctaccttcagacacttcctagggttgtgaccctgagcaagtcatttaacccccattgtctagcccttatggctcctctgccttggaactaacaattagtattgattctaggacagaaggtaaaggtttaaaagaaaaaagaaaaatttgaccACTGAAAAACTTTTTAGGTTTTTAAAGAATTGActtttcaaattgatttttcccaaagaaaaaaagatacagaATGGCAGCAGCTTCTTCTGCCATCCGTTATTCAATCTGTAGTACAGTGAAGAAGATTCCACATGTTCAGTGACCATCTATGAACGGGCTTCGAAGCTTCTAAGTAtccaggagggagaaagaggcaaAAAGCTCTAAGGAAACTCTTAGAAGTCCCTTTCCTTTGGCTTTCCACTTGAAACAGTATGTGTTGAGAACTTTCTATGGAGTGAACATTAGGGAGATGCTAtaaatttctaatttcttttccccttcaaatcagtttcttttcaaataaaaaaaaagtttatgcaCAGTAAACTTATATTATCTGGTTGGGTAGACAGGAGGAACAGGTAAAAAGAGAGTAATTAAGCCTAGGAATGGGGAAGGAACTCCTGAAAGGAAGGGCCTGAAGTGGAAAAGAGTGGAATGTTTCAGGTATGATTAGAGCATCTGCCTGGCTGGAGCCGAGGGGCCATGGAAGGGAAGACCTGGTTGAGAGTtccttcatcctctttttccctgAAGGGGGAGCGTATTTGCCTGATAAGGAAGGTGGATGAAAACTGGTACGAGGGGCGCATCTCAGGGACTGGACGACAGGGCATCTTTCCTGCCAACTATGTCCAAGTCTCCAAAGAACCCAGGCTCAAGATCTGCGAAGATGGTCCTGCCCCCACGCACCTGGCCCTGGCTGGCTCCCAAGTTCCTGGGTCCCCACGCCTGAGCACTTCTCACCGGGCAAGGCCGCCTGGTTCCCCCTCTGCACCCCAAAACACAGCCGACATCACCGATTGGGGGGGCCGAACGTCTCCCTATCGCACCTTTCGTTCCAGCACCCAGGAACCTTCCCCAAGGACCTCTCCGTCCAGACCTCAAACCCAGGTAAGACCCCGAGAATTAGGTGAGAAATCCCCTCTTTAGACATAAGAAATCagcttttctcctctttctgtgGCTGGTAGGGGAATCTGGAACAATTCGACCACTGAATACAGCATAAGTCAATGGAGTGGGAGTCATGGCATTTGGGCAGAGGAGTGAAAACCAGTCTGTGTCTGTTGCAGTTTAGTTGGAATTTAGTCCTTAAAGGACACAAGTCACTTTGGCAAGTTGGAATCTTTTTGTGGGGCACTCAGTGCCACTGGCTCTTAGGCACTCGGGGCTCTGCCCTCCAAAAATACTATGCTATTTTAGCCTTGTGCACTGTGTTTATATTGAACTGCATTTCAATAAGATTTTCTGCTTCTCTTAAGTCTTACTATATTTACTTACAAATAAATAATCACTCTAACTGTAGCAAAAATCTTGCATCCTGCTCCACCTTCCTTTGTCTCCCCTTAGGAAAGCCTAAGCCAGAAGAGGGAGAAATACTGTAGGCAAGAGTAGATAAGGAGATGCCAACTTTAAATGAGCCTAGAGGATAGGACTTGGGTCTCATTCGTAATAAGGAGGGCACCCCCAAATACTGCCAAATTGCCCCCCATCTCCTCGAGGTGTCCCGTTCTATGTGGCCTGAGGATTCTGCTCGTTGAAATTTCCTGGGATGGCTGTGGACCCTCCACCCATCCCATTCGAGGTCCAGAGCAGCCTCTAGGCATCAATGGATAAGGCGGATGCTAGTTactttatcatttcttctttagAGTTAGATGTCTAACGTCCAAGGATGTTAAATGTTCATACCTCAGTTACTcatgtaaagtgggaataatgaaATCCTACACACCTTATGAGGTCATGGTTTGAATAAAGTGAGCTAATGTATGGAAATTTGTTGTAAAGGGTTTATGAGGCTCTTATTCTCTTTGGCCCATAGTGTCCTTTGGATCTGGGGTCCTGGCTCCCTCCATTATGCATCCGATAACAAATAACCCATGCTTTTCTCACTATTCACCCTAGGCTCTTGGTGCCTCTAGGACATCACCACACCACCACTGGGGTCCCAGCTCTCACCAAgaccctcccccttcctcttctgGATCCTCTAATATTCACTGGACCCCGTGAGTATGAGCTGAAGAATGGCCAAATGGGCACATGGTGCCAAGGAGTAAAAACTCTCCTAGTCTGGGCCTCTTAGGAAACTAAATACAATTCAAGTCAACAAAGCCCCATGGGGTGGGAGACTGGAAGACAATTGAAGTGTATGATGTAATCTCTGCTCTTTCAGGACTATTTTAATCTAGAtctagggtcacaaaactatgGCCTCTGGGCCAAGTTTAGCTGccaaaaaaatgtaaaagccaTTCTTACCTTGCAGGCCGGACAAAAACAGGTGGCGGCCAGATCTGGCCCATTGGCCATAGTTTGTCCATCCCTGACCgggtggaaaagggaaaagaccaATGAACAGATGGGCTATATCTGTGGGAATTTATTATTGACACAATCGTTGTTACTGTTTGTTGATGATAACAGAAGAGATTTCTGGCTCTTTCTTCAGCCAATTACATTTCCCCTCTGGGtcttaatttcattatttatgaAATTGGAGGAAATCTCTAGGGTCCCTAGAAGCACGGAACTTCTGTGAGTCTGTGTTTGTCTGGGGATGACTGACCAAGACTcctgagaaaggagacagagagggatcCATCCGTGtggcttcctggaagagatgaGTTTTGAGCGATAGGTTGGGTTTAGAAAGGAAGGACCACCAGGTGGCATCAGAGCGAGAATAGattttctttgacttctctccAGAATAAATGTGGAGAAGAATGGAGAGAGCCTGAAAAGGTTTGCTAagtgaggaggagagaggaggtggTTTGGGCTGGAGACCTGCCAGATTGCAGCAGGCTGAGGTAGGGAGAGTGAAGATGCTTATGATGAGTTACCGCCGCAGTATGTACCCTTAGGTATCGGGCAGTATATCGGTACTGGCCCCAGAATGAAGATGAATTGGAGCTTCGAGAAGGAGACCAGGTGGATGTCATGCAGCAGTGTGACGATGGCTGGTTTGTGGGTATGATAAGCCCTGGGGGGACAGGAAGGTGGCTTGTGGGTGTTGGGGGCCTGGAGGGACTGGGACCAGCCTTCATTTGTAGTAGCTGCTCTAACACATGGGGCCAAGGCCATTCACCTCCAGGCAGGTGACAGAAGGTCTTGTATTTCTGtagcatctttatttttaaaaaattaaaaacattttccattcCCAATTGTCTCTCccctacccactgagaaggcGAGAACTATGATACTTGTTATATGGTaacatcccttccttccttccctccttcccttcctccttttcttccttccttccttccttccttccttccttccttccttccttccttccttccttccttcctgccttcctgccttcctgccttcctgccttccttccttccttcctttctttctctttctttcctgctcccttccctccctcccttccctcccttccctccctttctttctttctttctttctttctttctttctttctttctttctttctttctttctttctctctctctctctctctctctctctctctctctctttctttctctctttctctctttctctctctctttctctctttctttcactgtttctttcctcctcccttcactcctttcttcctttcccttcctttctgtctttatatcaattttaaggcagaagagtggcaagggttaggccactgggttaagtgatttgccctaggtcacatagctaggaagtacctgaatcaaatttgaacccaggacctcctgatgcCAAGCTTTGTCCTCTAACctctgtgccaccttgctgccctggtAGCATGTTTCAAAGCATTCTTCTCAtgtcatttcatcctcataacaCTCTTTAGCTAGGTAGAAGACATTGAAGAGCAGAATCTTGACCCATCCACTTATGCCTCCTCAATCCCTActcaagagcttatattctaatgcatgcctgctgactgtgtgacccagggcaagtcatttaagtaaCTTCTCATGCCCCagacaactctctctctctctctctctctctctctctcttaacctcttaccttctatcttagaatcaatactatgaactgattctaaggtagaagagtggtaagggctaggcaatggggttaagtgtcttgcccagggtcacacatttgggaagtttctgaggccagatttgaacccaggaccccccccccatctctgggcctggttctcatccactgaatcacctagctgccccccataacAACTCTCTTTAAAACCAGAGCACAATTCAGTCTAAATTAGTAGAGTAATTCCTTACCGGAAATTAACCTTTTCTGATAAAGTAGTGTTCTAGTGTGTCTCCTATCCCTCTTTCCAAAGTGGGCATTGTGGtcatagcact encodes:
- the SORBS3 gene encoding vinexin isoform X4, whose product is MEDGGSPFLGRRDFLYPPPTQDPGGADLGDGLAKKEEKKMKAARLKFDFQAQSPKELTLQKGDIVYIHKEVDKNWLEGEHHGRLGIFPTNYVEVLPPNEIPKPIKPPTYQVLEYGEAVAQYNFKGDLEVELSFRKGERICLIRKVDENWYEGRISGTGRQGIFPANYVQVSKEPRLKICEDGPAPTHLALAGSQVPGSPRLSTSHRARPPGSPSAPQNTADITDWGGRTSPYRTFRSSTQEPSPRTSPSRPQTQALGASRTSPHHHWGPSSHQDPPPSSSGSSNIHWTPYRAVYRYWPQNEDELELREGDQVDVMQQCDDGWFVGVSRRTQKFGTFPGNYVAPV